Proteins encoded by one window of Halorubrum ruber:
- a CDS encoding Hsp20/alpha crystallin family protein produces MDRDDRDDPFGDFFEEIERMMNEMASGDAPSADDAGFGSDTHVDAYTTEESVRLVADLPAVEKEDLSLRCDGDALTISAVSDRREYDETVELPAPVDEHSADATFNNGVLEVSFDRDDDSASIDLV; encoded by the coding sequence ATGGACAGAGACGACCGCGACGATCCGTTCGGAGACTTCTTCGAGGAGATCGAGCGGATGATGAACGAGATGGCCAGCGGCGACGCCCCGTCGGCCGACGACGCGGGGTTCGGCTCCGACACCCACGTCGACGCGTACACCACCGAGGAGTCGGTGCGTCTCGTCGCCGACCTCCCCGCCGTCGAGAAGGAGGACCTCTCGCTGCGCTGCGACGGCGACGCGCTCACCATCTCGGCCGTCTCCGACCGGCGCGAGTACGACGAGACGGTCGAGCTCCCCGCGCCCGTCGACGAACACTCCGCGGACGCGACGTTCAACAACGGCGTCCTCGAGGTCTCGTTCGACCGCGACGACGACAGCGCGTCGATCGATCTCGTCTGA
- the gap gene encoding type I glyceraldehyde-3-phosphate dehydrogenase: MSKSYLDAGEDVSDDEVVRVGLNGFGRIGRNVFRAVLESPRIELAGINDVMDFDDMGYLAKYDTVMGRLDDVERDGDELTIGGTSVPLFNVQDPADLPWDELDVDVALECTGIFRTRDDASAHLDGGADTVIISAPPKGDKPVKQLVYGVNHDEYEGDDVVSNASCTTNSITPVAKVLDDEFGIDAGTLTTVHAYTGSQALIDGPMSKRRRGRAAAENIVPTSTGAAGAAQEVLPQLEGKIDGMAMRVPVPTGSLTEFVVSLDETVTADEVNAAFRDAADSGPLAGVLGYTDDEVVSSDIVGLPFSSYVDLQSTNVIAGGKLLKILTWYDNEYGFSNRMLDMAAYVHDEA, translated from the coding sequence ATGAGTAAATCGTATCTGGACGCGGGCGAGGACGTGAGCGACGACGAGGTCGTGCGGGTGGGGCTCAACGGCTTCGGTCGCATCGGGCGCAACGTGTTCCGCGCGGTGTTAGAGAGCCCGCGGATCGAGCTCGCCGGGATCAACGACGTGATGGACTTCGACGACATGGGGTACCTCGCGAAGTACGACACCGTCATGGGCCGGCTCGACGACGTCGAGCGCGACGGCGACGAGCTGACGATCGGCGGCACGTCGGTCCCGCTGTTCAACGTCCAGGACCCCGCCGACCTCCCGTGGGACGAGCTCGACGTCGACGTCGCCTTGGAGTGTACGGGCATCTTCCGCACCCGCGACGACGCGAGCGCGCACCTCGACGGCGGCGCCGACACCGTGATCATCTCGGCGCCCCCGAAGGGCGACAAGCCGGTCAAACAGCTCGTCTACGGCGTCAACCACGACGAGTACGAGGGCGACGACGTGGTCTCGAACGCCTCCTGCACCACGAACTCCATCACGCCGGTCGCGAAGGTACTGGACGACGAGTTCGGCATCGACGCCGGCACCCTCACCACCGTCCACGCGTACACCGGCTCGCAGGCCCTCATCGACGGCCCGATGAGCAAGCGCCGCCGCGGCCGCGCGGCCGCCGAGAACATCGTCCCCACCTCGACCGGCGCCGCGGGCGCCGCCCAGGAGGTCCTCCCGCAGCTCGAGGGTAAGATCGACGGGATGGCGATGCGCGTCCCGGTCCCGACCGGCTCGCTCACCGAGTTCGTCGTCAGCCTCGACGAGACGGTCACCGCGGACGAGGTCAACGCCGCCTTCCGCGACGCCGCGGACTCCGGCCCGCTCGCGGGCGTCCTCGGCTACACCGACGACGAGGTCGTCTCCTCGGACATCGTCGGCCTCCCCTTCTCCAGCTACGTCGACCTCCAGTCGACGAACGTCATCGCCGGCGGGAAGCTGCTGAAGATCCTCACCTGGTACGACAACGAGTACGGCTTCTCGAACCGGATGCTCGACATGGCCGCGTACGTTCACGACGAGGCCTGA
- a CDS encoding phosphoglycerate kinase: MPTFDTIDDLPADKRVLVRLDLNSPIEDGEPQDNRRFERHAETVRELADAGHRVVLMAHQGRPGRDDFTSLAGHAEILADHVGRDVGFVADTYGDEALAAIDALEAGEILLLENTRMCEDELPEASPEEKAETAFVETLAPHFDAYVNDAYSAAHRKHASLVGFPLALPAYAGRVMETEYEANTAIATREFDGPVTMVVGGTKATDVIGVMDALDETVDRFLLGGVAGELFLRAAGHPVGHDVGEMDLFDEQWKKNQELIESVLDERGDAIRLASDLAYEGDDGERAEVAVGDIDEKATGYLDVGAATVADYEPAIRESDAVFVKGALGVFEDERFADGTVGVLEAIAETDCFSVVGGGDTSRAIEMYGLSEEDFSHVSIAGGAYIRALTGEPLPAVEVLEAAAKRQ; the protein is encoded by the coding sequence ATGCCCACCTTCGACACCATCGACGACCTCCCGGCAGACAAACGCGTCCTCGTTCGGCTCGACCTCAACTCCCCGATCGAGGACGGCGAACCGCAGGACAACCGCCGGTTCGAGCGCCACGCGGAGACGGTCCGCGAGCTGGCCGACGCCGGCCACCGCGTCGTGCTCATGGCCCACCAGGGTCGCCCCGGCCGCGACGACTTCACCTCGCTCGCCGGCCACGCGGAGATCCTCGCCGACCACGTCGGCCGCGACGTGGGGTTCGTGGCCGACACGTACGGCGACGAGGCGTTGGCGGCGATCGACGCGCTCGAAGCGGGCGAAATCCTCCTCTTGGAGAACACCCGGATGTGCGAGGACGAGCTCCCCGAGGCGTCGCCCGAGGAGAAGGCGGAGACGGCGTTCGTCGAGACCTTGGCCCCCCACTTCGACGCGTACGTCAACGACGCCTACTCGGCGGCGCATCGGAAGCACGCCTCGCTGGTCGGCTTCCCGCTCGCGCTCCCCGCGTACGCGGGGCGCGTGATGGAGACGGAGTACGAGGCCAACACCGCCATCGCGACCCGCGAGTTCGACGGCCCCGTCACGATGGTCGTCGGCGGAACGAAGGCGACCGACGTGATCGGCGTGATGGACGCCTTAGACGAGACGGTCGACCGCTTCCTCCTCGGCGGCGTCGCGGGCGAGCTCTTCCTCCGCGCCGCGGGCCACCCGGTCGGACACGATGTCGGCGAGATGGACCTGTTCGACGAGCAGTGGAAGAAGAATCAGGAGCTGATCGAGTCGGTTCTCGACGAGCGGGGCGACGCGATCCGCCTCGCGAGCGACCTCGCGTACGAGGGCGACGACGGCGAGCGAGCCGAGGTCGCCGTCGGCGACATCGACGAGAAGGCGACGGGCTACCTCGACGTGGGCGCCGCGACGGTCGCGGACTACGAGCCCGCGATCCGCGAGTCCGACGCCGTCTTCGTGAAGGGCGCGCTCGGCGTCTTCGAGGACGAGCGGTTCGCCGACGGCACCGTCGGCGTCCTCGAAGCCATCGCCGAGACCGACTGCTTCTCGGTCGTCGGCGGCGGCGACACCTCGCGGGCCATCGAGATGTACGGCCTCAGCGAGGAGGACTTCTCGCACGTCTCCATCGCGGGCGGGGCGTACATCCGGGCGTTGACGGGCGAGCCGCTCCCGGCGGTGGAGGTGCTGGAGGCGGCGGCGAAGCGGCAGTAG
- a CDS encoding RNA-guided endonuclease InsQ/TnpB family protein: MAKQVVTRTYTASIRNQSRVQDDLDSLGFAASKLWNVGRWTCSRIWDEIDHIPNHNELTTYLKTHERYDDLHSQSSQRVLQELAEAFNGWYGKRRNGDTRANPPGYRKHGDEHPRSTVTFKAAGFKLDTQYNRVRLSKGSNLKEYWSDFVLCKYQTRPDVDLSAVENVQQAKIVWTGDEWELHFVCKVEIDVDEAPGEKTVGVDLGINNFAALAYEDGHSELYPLNCLKQDDYYFSKRIARCDDSNSDQATRLNQKKSARRTYYFHTLSKHIVQRCVDEEVGTIVVGDLSGIREDEENAESKDWGMHGNLDLHSWAFDRFTDLLEYKAEMEGVTVEQVSERDTSKSCSCCGRKCDANRVERGLYVCDECGTVANADVNGAENIRQKVSPSPATDGGDRSNGWLAQPSTFLFDKETGAFVPQEQVTS; encoded by the coding sequence ATGGCGAAACAGGTCGTTACCCGCACCTACACCGCTTCCATACGGAACCAGTCGCGGGTACAAGACGACCTTGATTCGCTCGGGTTCGCAGCCAGTAAGCTCTGGAACGTCGGACGGTGGACGTGTAGTCGGATCTGGGATGAAATCGATCACATCCCGAACCACAACGAACTCACCACGTACCTCAAAACCCACGAACGCTATGATGACCTGCATTCGCAGTCAAGTCAGCGAGTCCTTCAAGAACTCGCTGAGGCGTTCAACGGCTGGTACGGCAAACGACGTAACGGAGACACGAGAGCGAACCCGCCCGGCTACCGTAAACACGGCGACGAACACCCGCGTTCCACAGTCACGTTCAAAGCCGCTGGCTTCAAACTCGACACCCAGTACAACCGCGTCCGACTCTCAAAAGGATCGAACCTGAAAGAGTACTGGTCGGATTTTGTCCTGTGTAAGTACCAAACTCGCCCCGACGTTGACCTCTCCGCCGTGGAGAACGTCCAACAAGCCAAGATTGTGTGGACGGGCGACGAATGGGAACTACACTTCGTCTGTAAGGTCGAGATCGACGTGGATGAAGCCCCCGGTGAGAAGACGGTGGGTGTTGATCTCGGTATTAACAACTTTGCCGCGCTCGCGTATGAAGACGGTCACAGCGAGCTGTACCCGCTGAACTGCTTGAAACAGGACGACTACTACTTCAGCAAGCGAATTGCTCGGTGTGACGACTCGAATTCCGATCAGGCCACCCGGCTGAACCAGAAGAAGTCGGCCCGCCGCACCTACTACTTCCACACCCTCTCGAAACATATTGTCCAGCGGTGTGTTGACGAGGAAGTTGGAACTATCGTGGTGGGAGATCTCTCCGGCATCCGTGAGGATGAGGAGAACGCCGAGTCAAAGGACTGGGGCATGCACGGGAATCTTGATCTGCACTCGTGGGCATTCGACCGTTTCACAGACCTTCTCGAATACAAAGCCGAAATGGAAGGTGTCACGGTTGAACAAGTGTCTGAGCGGGATACCTCGAAGTCGTGTTCGTGCTGTGGCCGGAAGTGTGACGCGAACCGTGTTGAACGTGGACTGTATGTCTGCGATGAGTGCGGGACAGTGGCGAACGCGGACGTGAACGGTGCTGAGAACATTCGGCAGAAAGTATCTCCAAGTCCCGCCACGGATGGCGGTGATAGGAGTAACGGCTGGTTGGCACAGCCATCGACGTTCTTGTTTGACAAGGAAACTGGTGCGTTTGTACCTCAAGAACAGGTCACGTCGTAA